A part of Streptomyces sp. DSM 40750 genomic DNA contains:
- a CDS encoding L-aspartate oxidase produces MRPPVAHHHPPGAPSARPRLHAPAPGWSIAADVVVVGSGVAGLTAALRCEAAGLNTVVVTKARLDDGSTRWAQGGIAAALGEGDTPEQHQDDTLVAGAGLCDENAVRLLVTEGPDAVRRLIETGAHFDESEEGGLELTREGGHHRRRIAHAGGDATGAEISRALVEAVRARGVRTVENALVLDLLTDADGGTAGVTLHVMGEGQHDGVGAVHAPAVVLATGGMGQVFSATTNPSVSTGDGVALALRAGAEVSDLEFVQFHPTVLFLGADAEGQQPLVSEAVRGEGAHLVDADGTRFMVGQHELAELAPRDIVAKGIMRRMQEQGAEHMYLDARHFGADMWEHRFPTILAACRAHGLDPITEPIPVAPAAHYASGGVRTDSHGRTTVPGLYACGEVACTGVHGANRLASNSLLEGLVYAERIVADIAAAHAGNGLRARVPQPVPYAEKPAHPLLGPEIRFAIQRIMTEGAGVLRSEASLATAAAALDRLHADARGALDENGKTAEPGVDTWETTNLLCVARVLVSAARLREETRGCHWREDEPERDDTAWRRHIVVRLNPDRTLAVHTTDTADFPPTRQHQQEQ; encoded by the coding sequence ATACGCCCGCCCGTCGCCCACCACCACCCTCCGGGAGCGCCTAGCGCTCGCCCCCGCTTGCACGCGCCCGCACCGGGATGGTCCATCGCCGCCGACGTCGTGGTCGTCGGCTCGGGCGTCGCCGGCCTCACCGCCGCACTGCGCTGCGAGGCCGCCGGCCTGAACACGGTCGTCGTCACCAAGGCCCGCCTCGACGACGGCTCCACCCGCTGGGCCCAGGGCGGCATCGCCGCCGCGCTCGGCGAGGGCGACACCCCCGAACAGCACCAGGACGACACCCTGGTCGCGGGCGCCGGCCTGTGCGACGAGAACGCCGTACGCCTCCTCGTCACCGAGGGACCCGACGCGGTACGCCGCCTGATCGAGACCGGCGCCCACTTCGACGAGTCGGAGGAAGGCGGCCTGGAGCTGACCCGCGAGGGCGGCCACCACCGCCGCCGCATCGCCCACGCGGGCGGCGACGCCACCGGCGCCGAGATCTCCCGGGCCCTCGTCGAGGCCGTACGCGCGCGTGGCGTGCGGACAGTCGAGAACGCGCTCGTCCTGGACCTGCTGACGGACGCCGACGGCGGCACCGCCGGTGTCACCCTGCACGTCATGGGCGAGGGCCAGCACGACGGCGTGGGAGCCGTCCACGCCCCCGCCGTGGTCCTCGCCACCGGCGGCATGGGCCAGGTCTTCTCCGCCACCACCAACCCGTCCGTCTCCACCGGCGACGGCGTGGCTCTCGCCCTGCGCGCGGGCGCGGAGGTCTCCGACCTCGAATTCGTCCAGTTCCACCCGACCGTGCTGTTCCTCGGCGCGGACGCGGAGGGCCAGCAGCCGCTGGTCTCCGAGGCCGTACGCGGCGAGGGCGCCCACCTCGTCGACGCCGACGGCACGCGCTTCATGGTCGGCCAGCACGAACTGGCCGAACTGGCGCCCCGGGACATCGTCGCCAAGGGGATCATGCGCCGCATGCAGGAGCAGGGCGCCGAACACATGTACCTGGACGCCCGGCACTTCGGCGCCGACATGTGGGAGCACCGCTTCCCGACGATCCTCGCCGCCTGCCGCGCCCATGGCCTCGACCCGATCACCGAGCCCATCCCGGTCGCCCCGGCCGCCCACTACGCCTCCGGCGGCGTCCGCACCGACTCCCACGGCCGTACGACCGTCCCCGGTCTCTACGCCTGCGGTGAGGTCGCCTGCACCGGCGTCCACGGCGCCAACCGGCTCGCCTCGAACTCCCTCCTGGAGGGCCTGGTCTACGCCGAGCGCATCGTCGCCGACATCGCCGCGGCCCACGCCGGGAACGGCCTCCGCGCGCGCGTGCCCCAGCCCGTCCCGTACGCGGAGAAGCCCGCGCACCCGCTGCTCGGCCCGGAGATACGGTTCGCGATCCAGCGGATCATGACGGAGGGCGCCGGTGTCCTGCGCTCCGAGGCGTCCCTCGCGACCGCCGCCGCGGCCCTGGACCGGCTGCACGCGGACGCCCGCGGCGCCCTCGACGAGAACGGCAAGACCGCCGAACCCGGCGTCGACACCTGGGAGACCACCAACCTCCTGTGCGTGGCCCGCGTCCTGGTCTCCGCCGCCCGGCTGCGCGAGGAGACCCGCGGCTGCCACTGGCGCGAGGACGAGCCCGAGCGCGACGACACCGCCTGGCGCCGCCACATCGTCGTACGGCTGAATCCGGACCGGACGCTCGCCGTACACACCACGGATACCGCAGACTTCCCCCCGACCCGGCAGCACCAGCAGGAGCAGTGA
- the nadC gene encoding carboxylating nicotinate-nucleotide diphosphorylase: protein MSTPDLPLAQSGGCGDGCACGADDGLGEGYDEYAECGLDPALAQLLADAGLDPVEVEDIANVAIQEDLDHGVDVTTVATIPEDARATADFTAREGGVVAGLRIAEAVLSVACSDEFEVERHVDDGDSVEAGQKLLSVTGATRDLLTAERSALNLLCRLSGIATATRAWTDALEGTKAKVRDTRKTTPGLRSLEKFAVRCGGGVNHRMSLSDAALVKDNHVVAAGGVTQAFKAVREMFPEVPIEVEVDTLHQLREVVDAGADLILLDNFTPVECEEAVAIVAGRAALEASGRLTLTNAKAYADTGVDYLAVGALTHSSPILDIGLDLRAAE from the coding sequence GTGAGCACTCCCGACCTTCCCCTCGCCCAGAGCGGCGGCTGCGGCGACGGCTGCGCCTGCGGCGCCGATGACGGCCTTGGCGAGGGCTACGACGAATACGCGGAGTGCGGGCTCGACCCCGCGCTCGCCCAGCTCCTGGCCGACGCCGGCCTCGACCCCGTGGAGGTCGAGGACATCGCCAACGTCGCCATCCAGGAGGACCTCGACCACGGCGTGGACGTGACCACGGTCGCCACCATCCCCGAGGACGCCCGGGCCACCGCCGACTTCACCGCCCGCGAGGGCGGGGTCGTGGCGGGCCTCAGAATCGCCGAGGCGGTCCTCTCGGTGGCCTGCTCCGACGAGTTCGAGGTCGAGCGGCACGTCGACGACGGCGACAGCGTCGAGGCCGGCCAGAAGCTGCTCAGCGTCACCGGCGCCACCCGTGACCTCCTCACCGCCGAGCGCAGCGCCCTGAACCTGCTGTGCCGCCTCTCCGGCATCGCGACCGCCACGCGCGCGTGGACGGACGCCCTGGAGGGCACGAAGGCGAAGGTGCGCGACACGAGGAAGACCACGCCGGGCCTCAGGTCCCTGGAGAAGTTCGCGGTCCGCTGCGGCGGCGGGGTCAACCACCGCATGTCCCTCTCGGACGCAGCGCTGGTCAAGGACAACCACGTGGTCGCCGCGGGCGGCGTCACCCAGGCCTTCAAGGCCGTGCGCGAGATGTTCCCCGAGGTGCCCATCGAGGTCGAGGTCGACACCCTCCACCAGCTGCGCGAGGTCGTCGACGCGGGCGCCGACCTGATCCTCCTGGACAACTTCACGCCGGTCGAGTGCGAGGAGGCCGTCGCGATCGTCGCCGGCCGGGCCGCGCTGGAGGCCTCGGGCCGCCTGACGCTGACGAACGCCAAGGCGTACGCGGACACGGGCGTCGACTACCTGGCCGTCGGGGCCCTGACCCACTCGTCCCCGATCCTGGACATCGGCCTCGACCTGCGCGCGGCCGAGTAG
- a CDS encoding type III pantothenate kinase, translating into MLLTIDVGNTHTVLGLFDGEDIIEHWRISTDARRTADELAVLLQGLMGMHPLLGEELGDGIDGIAICATVPSVLHELREVTRRYYGDVPAVLVEPGVKTGVPILTDNPKEVGADRIINAVAAVELYGGPAVVVDFGTATTFDAVSARGEYVGGVIAPGIEISVEALGVKGAQLRKIEVARPRSVIGKNTVEAMQSGIVYGFAGQVDGVVSRMVRELADDPEDVTVIATGGLAPMVLGESSVIDEHEPWLTLIGLRLVYERNVSRL; encoded by the coding sequence ATGCTGCTGACGATCGACGTGGGCAACACCCACACCGTCCTCGGTCTGTTCGACGGCGAGGACATCATCGAACACTGGCGCATCTCCACGGACGCGCGCCGCACCGCCGACGAACTGGCGGTCCTCCTCCAGGGCCTCATGGGCATGCACCCGCTCCTCGGGGAGGAGCTGGGCGACGGCATCGACGGCATCGCGATCTGCGCGACCGTCCCGTCCGTCCTGCACGAGCTCCGCGAGGTGACCCGCCGCTACTACGGCGACGTCCCGGCCGTCCTCGTCGAACCCGGCGTCAAGACGGGCGTGCCGATCCTCACCGACAACCCCAAGGAGGTCGGCGCCGACCGCATCATCAACGCCGTCGCCGCCGTCGAGCTGTACGGCGGCCCGGCCGTCGTCGTCGACTTCGGTACGGCCACGACGTTCGACGCGGTCAGCGCGCGCGGCGAGTACGTCGGCGGCGTCATCGCCCCCGGCATCGAGATCTCCGTCGAGGCCCTCGGCGTCAAGGGCGCCCAGCTCCGCAAGATCGAGGTCGCCCGCCCCCGCAGCGTGATCGGCAAGAACACGGTCGAGGCCATGCAGTCCGGCATCGTCTACGGCTTCGCCGGCCAGGTCGACGGTGTGGTGAGCCGCATGGTCCGCGAACTCGCCGACGACCCCGAGGACGTGACGGTCATCGCGACGGGCGGCCTGGCGCCGATGGTCCTCGGCGAATCCTCGGTGATCGACGAGCACGAGCCGTGGCTGACCCTGATCGGGTTGCGGCTGGTGTACGAGCGGAACGTGTCGCGTCTCTGA
- a CDS encoding BlaI/MecI/CopY family transcriptional regulator — MTRVWKWNRPVTVREVLEDLQRERTIAYTTVMTVLDNLHQKGWVRRESEGRAYRYEAVSTRAAYAAALMNEAWSQSDNPAAALVAFFGMMSEEQRQALTDAVRIVQGPEPVKPEPAAPAAPAVETPVETVGESVESSGETQGTPGESPDLPGR; from the coding sequence ATGACGCGGGTGTGGAAGTGGAACCGCCCGGTGACCGTTCGGGAAGTCCTGGAAGACCTTCAGCGGGAACGGACCATCGCGTACACCACGGTGATGACCGTTCTGGACAATCTCCATCAGAAGGGCTGGGTGCGCCGTGAGTCCGAAGGCCGGGCCTATCGATATGAGGCGGTCTCCACTCGCGCCGCCTACGCGGCCGCACTGATGAACGAAGCCTGGTCGCAGAGCGACAACCCCGCGGCCGCTCTCGTCGCCTTCTTCGGGATGATGAGCGAGGAACAGCGACAGGCGCTCACCGACGCCGTACGCATCGTGCAAGGCCCCGAGCCCGTCAAACCCGAACCGGCCGCGCCCGCCGCCCCGGCCGTCGAAACCCCTGTTGAAACCGTCGGCGAATCCGTCGAATCGTCCGGTGAAACACAGGGGACCCCCGGCGAATCCCCGGATCTCCCCGGGCGATAG
- a CDS encoding amino-acid N-acetyltransferase, whose product MPATSPEVTAKAITVRRARTSDVPHVRRLLDSYVQRRILLDKATVTLYEDIQEFWVAERDDNAQVVGCGALHVMWEDLAEVRTLAVDPDAKGLGVGHQLLEKLLHTARWLGVRRVFCLTFEVEFFAKYGFVEIGETPVDTDVYAELLRSYDEGVAEFLGLERVKPNTLGNSRMLLHL is encoded by the coding sequence ATGCCAGCAACGAGTCCCGAAGTCACCGCAAAAGCCATCACCGTCAGGCGGGCTCGGACCAGCGATGTCCCGCACGTGCGCCGCCTCCTCGACTCGTACGTCCAGCGCCGCATCCTGCTCGACAAAGCGACGGTCACGCTTTACGAGGACATCCAGGAGTTCTGGGTCGCGGAACGGGACGACAACGCCCAGGTCGTCGGGTGCGGGGCGCTGCACGTCATGTGGGAAGACCTCGCGGAAGTCCGTACTCTCGCGGTGGACCCGGACGCCAAGGGTCTCGGTGTCGGTCACCAGTTGCTGGAGAAGTTGCTGCACACCGCTCGCTGGCTGGGTGTTCGCCGCGTTTTCTGTCTGACCTTCGAAGTCGAGTTCTTCGCGAAGTACGGCTTCGTGGAGATCGGTGAGACCCCGGTCGACACCGATGTCTACGCGGAGCTGCTGCGTTCCTATGACGAGGGCGTCGCGGAGTTCCTCGGTCTCGAACGAGTGAAACCGAACACCTTGGGCAACAGCCGGATGCTTCTGCATCTGTGA
- a CDS encoding histone-like nucleoid-structuring protein Lsr2, protein MAQKVQVLLVDDLDGGEADETVTFALDGKTYEIDLTTANADKLRGLLDPYVKGGRRTGGRAAGGRGKARAASGGSQDTAAIRAWAKENGYEVNDRGRVPASIREAYEKANG, encoded by the coding sequence GTGGCACAGAAGGTTCAGGTCCTTCTTGTCGACGACCTCGACGGCGGCGAGGCGGACGAGACCGTGACGTTCGCGCTGGACGGCAAGACGTACGAGATCGACCTCACGACCGCCAACGCGGACAAGCTTCGCGGCCTTCTCGACCCCTACGTCAAGGGTGGTCGGCGTACCGGAGGCCGTGCTGCGGGCGGGCGTGGCAAGGCTCGCGCCGCTTCCGGCGGCAGCCAGGACACCGCGGCCATCCGCGCCTGGGCGAAGGAGAACGGCTACGAGGTCAACGACCGCGGCCGTGTCCCCGCCTCCATCCGCGAGGCCTACGAGAAGGCCAACGGCTGA
- a CDS encoding SCO3374 family protein, which yields MAIVPLPRRRFDRSDISGAVSRDVPGDIPCDAVRRWYENDLGWATVPGTPVHVITGLRFDVLDVPAEAGIAALRHLGPIPGPGSPVALHGGRMRLLVAAGSAEELPGLLEWLDWGGLDLDLTAVGTGGLMAAPTPPDGAGRLGGVLREAGSQGAAEWLRPPEPGREVEPSLPTMSALGGGGGAPDLVRVVDTVATHCHRVRLRRASTGPSESQPLAFS from the coding sequence ATGGCCATCGTCCCCCTTCCCCGCCGACGGTTCGACCGGAGCGACATCTCGGGTGCCGTCTCGCGCGATGTTCCGGGCGACATCCCGTGCGACGCGGTGCGGCGGTGGTACGAGAACGACCTCGGCTGGGCGACCGTGCCCGGGACGCCCGTACATGTGATTACGGGCCTGCGCTTCGATGTGCTCGACGTACCGGCGGAGGCGGGGATCGCGGCGCTCAGACATCTGGGCCCGATTCCGGGACCCGGTTCACCGGTGGCCCTGCACGGCGGGCGGATGCGGCTCCTTGTCGCGGCGGGCAGCGCGGAGGAGTTGCCGGGTCTGCTGGAGTGGCTGGACTGGGGCGGCCTCGACCTGGACCTCACTGCCGTCGGAACGGGCGGTCTCATGGCGGCACCGACGCCTCCGGACGGGGCCGGAAGGCTCGGAGGTGTGCTGCGGGAGGCCGGATCACAGGGGGCCGCCGAATGGTTGCGGCCCCCCGAGCCGGGGCGCGAGGTGGAACCCTCGCTGCCGACGATGTCGGCGTTGGGGGGCGGTGGGGGCGCCCCCGACCTCGTGCGAGTGGTGGACACGGTGGCGACGCACTGCCACCGCGTCCGGCTGCGGCGCGCGAGCACCGGGCCGTCGGAATCTCAGCCGTTGGCCTTCTCGTAG
- a CDS encoding ATP-dependent Clp protease ATP-binding subunit, with translation MFERFTDRARRVVVLAQEEARMLNHNYIGTEHILLGLIHEGEGVAAKALESLGISLEAVRQQVEEIIGQGQQAPSGHIPFTPRAKKVLELSLREALQLGHNYIGTEHILLGLIREGEGVAAQVLVKLGADLNRVRQQVIQLLSGYQGKETATAGGPAEGTPSTSLVLDQFGRNLTQAARESKLDPVIGREKEIERVMQVLSRRTKNNPVLIGEPGVGKTAVVEGLAQAIVKGEVPETLKDKHLYTLDLGALVAGSRYRGDFEERLKKVLKEIRTRGDIILFIDELHTLVGAGAAEGAIDAASILKPMLARGELQTIGATTLDEYRKHLEKDAALERRFQPIQVAEPSLPHTIEILKGLRDRYEAHHRVSITDEALVQAATLADRYISDRFLPDKAIDLIDEAGSRMRIRRMTAPPDLREFDEKIAGVRRDKESAIDSQDFEKAASLRDKEKQLLAAKAKREKEWKAGDMDVVAEVDGELIAEVLATATGIPVFKLTEEESSRLLRMEDELHKRVIGQIDAVKALSKAIRRTRAGLKDPKRPGGSFIFAGPSGVGKTELSKALAEFLFGDEDALISLDMSEFSEKHTVSRLFGSPPGYVGYEEGGQLTEKVRRKPFSVVLFDEVEKAHPDIFNSLLQILEDGRLTDSQGRVVDFKNTVIIMTTNLGTRDISKGFNLGFAASGDKKTNYERMKNKVSDELKQHFRPEFLNRVDDVVVFPQLTQEDILKIVDLMVGKVDERLKDRDMGIELSQSAKELLSKKGYDPVLGARPLRRTIQREIEDTLSEKILFGELRPGHIVVVDTEGEGETATFTFRGEEKSALPDVPPIEQAAGGAGPNLSKDA, from the coding sequence ATGTTCGAGAGGTTCACCGACCGCGCGCGGCGGGTTGTCGTCCTGGCTCAGGAAGAAGCCCGGATGCTCAACCACAACTACATCGGCACCGAGCACATCCTCCTGGGCCTGATCCACGAGGGTGAGGGTGTCGCCGCTAAGGCCCTGGAGAGCCTCGGGATTTCGCTCGAGGCGGTCCGCCAGCAGGTGGAGGAGATCATCGGGCAGGGGCAGCAGGCCCCGTCCGGGCACATCCCCTTCACCCCCCGTGCCAAGAAGGTCCTGGAGCTGTCGCTCCGCGAGGCCCTTCAACTGGGCCACAACTACATCGGCACGGAGCACATTCTGCTCGGCCTGATCCGCGAGGGCGAGGGCGTCGCCGCCCAGGTCCTGGTCAAGCTGGGCGCAGATCTCAACCGGGTGCGGCAGCAGGTCATCCAGCTGCTCTCCGGTTACCAGGGCAAGGAGACCGCCACTGCCGGCGGCCCCGCCGAGGGCACCCCCTCGACGTCCCTGGTCCTCGACCAGTTCGGCCGGAACCTCACTCAGGCCGCTCGTGAGTCCAAGCTCGACCCGGTCATCGGGCGCGAGAAGGAGATCGAGCGGGTCATGCAGGTGCTGTCCCGCCGTACGAAGAACAACCCGGTCCTGATCGGTGAGCCCGGCGTCGGCAAGACCGCCGTCGTCGAGGGCCTCGCCCAGGCCATCGTCAAGGGCGAGGTGCCCGAGACCCTCAAGGACAAGCACCTCTACACCCTCGACCTCGGCGCGCTGGTCGCCGGCTCCCGCTACCGCGGTGACTTCGAGGAGCGCCTGAAGAAGGTGCTCAAGGAGATCCGCACCCGCGGCGACATCATCCTGTTCATCGACGAGCTTCACACGCTGGTCGGTGCGGGTGCCGCCGAGGGCGCCATCGACGCGGCTTCCATCCTGAAGCCGATGCTGGCCCGCGGTGAGCTGCAGACCATCGGCGCCACCACGCTGGACGAGTACCGCAAGCACCTGGAGAAGGACGCGGCCCTGGAGCGCCGCTTCCAGCCCATCCAGGTCGCCGAGCCCTCGCTCCCGCACACCATCGAGATCCTCAAGGGTCTCCGTGACCGGTACGAGGCGCACCACCGCGTCTCGATCACGGACGAGGCCCTGGTGCAGGCGGCGACGCTCGCCGACCGGTACATCTCGGACCGCTTCCTGCCGGACAAGGCGATCGACCTGATCGACGAGGCCGGTTCCCGGATGCGTATCCGCCGGATGACCGCGCCGCCGGACCTCCGCGAGTTCGACGAGAAGATCGCCGGTGTCCGCCGGGACAAGGAGTCCGCGATCGACTCGCAGGACTTCGAGAAGGCCGCCTCCCTGCGCGACAAGGAGAAGCAGCTCCTCGCCGCGAAGGCCAAGCGGGAGAAGGAGTGGAAGGCCGGCGACATGGACGTCGTCGCCGAGGTCGACGGCGAGCTGATCGCCGAGGTCCTCGCGACCGCCACCGGCATCCCGGTCTTCAAGCTGACCGAGGAGGAGTCCTCGCGTCTGCTCCGCATGGAGGACGAGCTCCACAAGCGGGTCATCGGCCAGATCGACGCCGTCAAGGCGCTGTCGAAGGCGATCCGTCGTACACGCGCGGGCCTCAAGGACCCGAAGCGTCCCGGTGGTTCGTTCATCTTCGCCGGCCCGTCCGGTGTCGGTAAGACCGAGCTGTCCAAGGCGCTCGCCGAGTTCCTCTTCGGTGACGAGGACGCGCTGATCTCCCTCGACATGTCGGAGTTCAGCGAGAAGCACACGGTCTCCCGTCTCTTCGGTTCGCCCCCCGGATACGTGGGCTACGAAGAGGGCGGCCAGCTGACGGAGAAGGTGCGGCGCAAGCCGTTCTCGGTGGTCCTCTTCGACGAGGTCGAGAAGGCTCACCCGGACATCTTCAACTCGCTGCTGCAGATCCTGGAGGACGGTCGTCTGACCGACTCCCAGGGCCGGGTCGTGGACTTCAAGAACACGGTCATCATCATGACGACCAACCTCGGCACCCGGGACATCTCCAAGGGCTTCAACCTGGGCTTCGCGGCCTCGGGTGACAAGAAGACCAACTACGAGCGCATGAAGAACAAGGTCTCGGACGAGCTCAAGCAGCACTTCCGGCCCGAGTTCCTCAACCGTGTCGACGACGTGGTCGTCTTCCCGCAGCTGACGCAGGAGGACATCCTCAAGATCGTCGACCTGATGGTCGGCAAGGTCGACGAGCGCCTGAAGGACCGGGACATGGGCATCGAGCTCTCCCAGTCCGCCAAGGAGCTGCTGTCCAAGAAGGGTTACGACCCCGTGCTGGGCGCCCGGCCGCTGCGCCGGACCATCCAGCGCGAGATCGAGGACACCCTCTCCGAGAAGATCCTCTTCGGCGAGCTGCGCCCCGGCCACATCGTGGTCGTGGACACCGAGGGCGAGGGCGAGACGGCCACCTTCACCTTCCGGGGTGAGGAGAAGTCGGCCCTGCCGGACGTCCCGCCGATCGAGCAGGCGGCCGGTGGCGCCGGGCCCAACCTGAGCAAGGACGCGTAA
- a CDS encoding fibronectin type III domain-containing protein yields MSTEIRGSATRVALLAVVVSAAGIAFPATAVAATCATGEWTAKYYANTSFKGTPKKTVCDKAISENYGTGNPAGVTLPKNDFGVRWSVTRDFGSGGPFSFKASAQDGIRVYLDGKQKINIWGDASSTRSKTVNLTVPRGRHTIRVDFAAFTGKANVAFGYAPRTSASVDKVKPLSPAGPAATYDTGTSKTALTWKKNAELDLAGYRVYRAGKLVSGSAPLTRPTFTDSTPATGSVYGYTVKAVDRAGNVSAASATVKVTSVDRTAPAIPSGVVVGYSEFGGYSTIKWDAVAASDLAGYDVYYRQGANDAWAKASGSTPVTGTSFTDFGGVGSFTYAVVAVDRTGNASAQSAGAVAEPEVLLFKPIGVKATRTAAGGVHLTWTANPVRGASYNVYRTNDNPMSGARWTKLGTVGGGAPAFTDTSPVVGVSNTYVVTAADGSGNESEGSDFVTVVSAE; encoded by the coding sequence ATGTCCACAGAGATACGGGGGAGCGCGACTCGGGTCGCGCTGTTGGCGGTTGTGGTGTCGGCCGCGGGAATCGCGTTTCCGGCGACGGCGGTGGCGGCAACGTGCGCCACGGGGGAGTGGACGGCGAAGTACTACGCCAACACGTCCTTCAAGGGGACACCGAAGAAGACCGTCTGCGACAAGGCGATCAGCGAGAACTACGGCACCGGCAACCCGGCAGGCGTCACCCTGCCCAAGAACGATTTCGGCGTCCGCTGGAGCGTGACGCGGGACTTCGGTTCCGGCGGGCCGTTCAGCTTCAAGGCGTCCGCGCAGGACGGCATCCGGGTCTATCTCGACGGCAAGCAGAAGATCAACATCTGGGGCGACGCGTCCTCGACCCGGTCCAAGACCGTCAACCTGACCGTCCCCAGGGGCAGGCACACCATCCGCGTCGACTTCGCGGCGTTCACCGGCAAGGCCAACGTGGCGTTCGGCTACGCGCCGCGCACCTCGGCCTCGGTCGACAAGGTCAAGCCGCTGAGCCCGGCCGGGCCGGCCGCCACGTACGACACCGGTACTTCCAAGACCGCGCTGACGTGGAAGAAGAACGCCGAGCTCGACCTGGCCGGATACCGCGTCTATCGCGCCGGCAAGCTGGTGAGCGGCAGCGCGCCGCTCACCAGGCCGACGTTCACCGACAGCACGCCGGCGACCGGAAGCGTGTACGGCTACACGGTCAAGGCCGTGGACAGGGCGGGCAACGTGTCCGCCGCGTCGGCCACGGTGAAGGTCACATCCGTGGACCGGACGGCTCCGGCGATCCCCTCGGGTGTGGTGGTCGGCTACTCCGAGTTCGGCGGTTACTCGACGATCAAGTGGGACGCCGTCGCGGCCTCCGACCTCGCCGGTTACGACGTCTACTACCGGCAGGGCGCGAACGACGCCTGGGCCAAGGCGAGCGGGAGCACGCCGGTGACGGGGACGTCGTTCACCGACTTCGGTGGGGTCGGCTCCTTCACGTACGCGGTTGTCGCCGTGGACAGGACCGGCAACGCGTCGGCCCAGTCCGCAGGGGCGGTCGCCGAGCCGGAGGTCCTGCTGTTCAAGCCGATCGGGGTCAAGGCGACCAGGACCGCTGCCGGTGGCGTCCACCTGACCTGGACGGCCAACCCCGTGCGGGGTGCGTCGTACAACGTCTACCGGACCAATGACAACCCGATGAGCGGCGCACGCTGGACGAAGCTGGGCACGGTCGGCGGAGGGGCCCCCGCCTTCACGGACACCTCGCCGGTCGTCGGCGTGTCCAACACGTACGTCGTCACCGCCGCGGACGGCTCGGGCAACGAGAGCGAGGGCAGCGACTTCGTCACCGTGGTCTCCGCGGAATGA
- a CDS encoding M23 family metallopeptidase, whose amino-acid sequence MSQRVRTPRSRMSQLRVRAAVVAVGMGVSGVLGVGVAAAAGGAQAASTGTVQAAAAKKTASWVSPVKGYKLSARFAQAGNMWSAKHSGQDFAVKSGTAVAAAHGGTVVKAGGNGAGDGPAYGNAVVIKHGNGTFSQYAHLSKVNVKVGQVVKTGQRIAFSGNTGNSSGPHLHFEIRTTAGYGSAVDPVAFLRTKGVTV is encoded by the coding sequence ATGTCGCAGCGTGTTCGCACTCCCCGTTCCCGTATGTCCCAGCTCCGTGTCCGGGCCGCCGTGGTGGCCGTCGGGATGGGGGTCTCGGGTGTGTTGGGGGTCGGGGTCGCGGCCGCCGCCGGAGGCGCCCAGGCGGCGAGCACCGGCACCGTCCAGGCCGCCGCTGCCAAGAAGACGGCCTCCTGGGTCAGCCCGGTCAAGGGGTACAAGCTGAGCGCGCGGTTCGCGCAGGCCGGGAACATGTGGTCGGCGAAGCACAGCGGGCAGGACTTCGCCGTCAAGAGCGGTACGGCGGTCGCCGCCGCGCACGGCGGAACCGTGGTGAAGGCCGGCGGCAACGGCGCCGGTGACGGCCCCGCCTACGGCAACGCCGTCGTCATCAAGCACGGCAACGGCACCTTCTCCCAGTACGCCCATCTCTCGAAGGTGAACGTGAAGGTCGGGCAGGTCGTCAAGACCGGGCAGCGCATCGCCTTCTCCGGCAACACCGGTAACTCCAGCGGGCCGCACCTGCACTTCGAGATCCGTACGACCGCGGGCTACGGCTCCGCCGTCGACCCGGTCGCCTTCCTCCGCACCAAGGGCGTCACCGTCTGA
- a CDS encoding TetR/AcrR family transcriptional regulator yields MSGTTDDVTADVDDPTPKRQRRGNTRQRIQDIALELFAEQGYEKTSLREIAERLDVTKAALYYHFKTKEDILVSLFQDLQRPIDELIEWAGTQPRTLDTKREILRRYSVALADVAPLFRFMQENQATVRELSVGETFKDRMIRLIDTIKEPDAALTDQVRCTSALFTMHIGMFALQDVEGDPEDKREAVLEVAVDLVTQAHAGAQSP; encoded by the coding sequence ATGAGCGGCACGACAGACGACGTCACGGCGGACGTCGATGACCCGACGCCCAAGCGGCAGCGTCGCGGCAACACCCGTCAGCGCATCCAGGACATCGCCCTCGAACTCTTCGCCGAGCAGGGATACGAGAAGACCTCGCTGCGGGAGATCGCCGAGCGCCTGGACGTGACCAAGGCGGCGCTCTACTACCACTTCAAGACCAAGGAAGACATCCTCGTCAGTCTCTTCCAGGACCTGCAGCGCCCGATCGACGAACTGATCGAGTGGGCGGGCACCCAGCCGCGCACCCTCGACACCAAGCGGGAGATCCTCCGCCGCTACAGCGTGGCCCTGGCAGACGTGGCCCCCCTCTTCCGCTTCATGCAGGAGAACCAGGCGACGGTACGCGAGCTGAGCGTCGGCGAGACGTTCAAGGACCGCATGATCCGCCTGATCGACACCATCAAGGAACCGGACGCCGCCCTGACCGACCAGGTCCGCTGCACGAGCGCCCTGTTCACCATGCACATCGGCATGTTCGCCCTCCAGGACGTCGAAGGCGACCCCGAGGACAAGCGCGAGGCAGTCCTGGAGGTCGCTGTCGATCTGGTGACACAGGCGCACGCCGGCGCCCAAAGCCCTTGA